In one Alphaproteobacteria bacterium genomic region, the following are encoded:
- a CDS encoding BON domain-containing protein encodes MNAADSSPTAGEYIDDSVITAKVKAAILEEPTLKVAEINVETYKGIVQLSGFVTSQDSATKAVEVAGKISGVTSVKNDMRLK; translated from the coding sequence ATGAACGCCGCCGACTCCAGCCCCACGGCGGGCGAGTACATTGACGACAGCGTCATCACGGCCAAGGTCAAGGCCGCCATCCTTGAGGAACCGACATTGAAGGTGGCCGAGATCAATGTCGAGACATACAAGGGTATCGTCCAATTGAGCGGCTTCGTTACGTCTCAAGATTCAGCCACCAAGGCCGTCGAGGTTGCCGGTAAGATTAGCGGCGTGACCTCGGTCAAGAACGACATGCGTCTTAAGTAA
- a CDS encoding DUF1674 domain-containing protein, with protein MTDANSKELPLLKRPVKAGQAEPVGLTPIVGRQKESLPLPDVGGRESGGPQGAEPTRFGDWERKGRCSDF; from the coding sequence ATGACTGATGCAAATTCCAAGGAATTGCCGCTACTGAAACGCCCCGTGAAAGCAGGGCAGGCGGAGCCGGTTGGGTTGACCCCAATTGTCGGGCGGCAAAAGGAGTCTTTGCCGCTCCCTGACGTCGGTGGGCGGGAGAGCGGCGGCCCTCAGGGGGCGGAGCCGACACGCTTTGGCGATTGGGAACGCAAGGGACGTTGCAGCGATTTCTAA
- a CDS encoding EVE domain-containing protein, which produces MNYWLLKSEPESWSWSDQVKKGVEPWTGVRNHQAAKNLRTMRLGDLALFYHSVTERSIVGIVEIVREAYLDPTDTTGKWVCVDVKAAKPLPRPVSLAEIKAEPTLKDIALVRQSRLSVTPLEEMTWKRLLAMGGL; this is translated from the coding sequence GTGAATTACTGGCTATTGAAGTCGGAACCGGAAAGCTGGAGCTGGTCTGATCAGGTCAAGAAGGGCGTGGAACCCTGGACGGGTGTTCGCAATCATCAGGCGGCCAAGAATCTACGGACCATGCGGCTGGGCGATCTGGCCCTGTTCTATCATTCCGTGACCGAACGCAGCATCGTGGGCATCGTGGAAATCGTGCGCGAAGCCTATCTTGATCCCACCGACACAACAGGCAAATGGGTATGTGTCGATGTGAAGGCGGCAAAGCCTCTGCCCCGTCCGGTAAGTTTGGCCGAGATCAAGGCGGAACCGACGCTCAAGGACATCGCCTTGGTTCGCCAGTCGCGCCTGTCGGTGACGCCGCTGGAGGAAATGACCTGGAAGCGACTGCTGGCAATGGGCGGCCTGTAA
- the acs gene encoding acetate--CoA ligase, with amino-acid sequence MSDQHIFPVSAEAAKGAWIDEAKYKAMYEQSVKDPSAFWGKEGKRIDWIKPFTKVKDVSYDPHDVHIKWFEDGTLNASANCLDRHLAKRGDQTAIIWEGDDPNESASITYRDLHERTCRLANAMKAQGVKKGDRVTIYLPMIPEAAVAMLACARIGAIHSVVFGGFSPDSLSNRIQDCDSNMLITSDEGLRGGRKVPLKANADKALETCPSIKSVIVVKRTGGNVAMKAGRDVWYHDVCAAASPDCPPAELSAEDPLFILYTSGSTGKPKGVLHSTGGYMVYASMTHQYVFDYHDGDVYWCTADVGWVTGHSYIVYGPLANGAISLMFEGIPNYPDASRFWQVVDKHKVNIFYTAPTAIRALMREGEAPVKKTSRASLRLLGSVGEPINPEAWLWYYKNVGDERCPIVDTWWQTETGGILITPLPGAIAQKPGSATLPFFGVQPVIVDAEGKELQGATEGNLCIADSWPGQMRTVFGDHERFVQTYFSTYKGMYFTGDGCRRDADGYYWITGRVDDVINVSGHRMGTAEVESALVAHPKVAEAAVVGYPHDIKGQGIYAYVTLKAGEATSEELRKELVNWVRKEIGPIASPDLIQWAPGLPKTRSGKIMRRILRKIAANEYDALGDTSTLADPTVVEDLIDNRMNRA; translated from the coding sequence ATGTCAGACCAACATATCTTCCCCGTCAGCGCGGAAGCTGCCAAAGGGGCTTGGATCGACGAGGCCAAGTACAAGGCCATGTACGAACAGTCGGTCAAGGACCCCTCTGCCTTCTGGGGCAAGGAAGGCAAGCGCATTGACTGGATCAAGCCCTTCACCAAGGTCAAGGACGTCTCTTACGATCCGCATGACGTCCATATCAAATGGTTCGAAGACGGCACGCTGAACGCCTCGGCCAACTGCCTGGACCGCCATCTGGCCAAGCGCGGCGATCAGACCGCCATCATCTGGGAAGGCGACGATCCCAACGAAAGTGCGAGCATCACTTATCGCGATCTGCACGAGCGCACCTGCCGCCTAGCCAACGCCATGAAGGCCCAGGGCGTCAAAAAGGGCGACCGCGTCACCATTTACCTGCCGATGATTCCGGAAGCGGCGGTGGCCATGCTGGCCTGCGCGCGCATCGGCGCCATCCATTCGGTGGTCTTCGGCGGATTCTCGCCGGATTCGCTGTCCAATCGCATCCAGGACTGCGATTCCAACATGCTGATCACCTCGGATGAAGGCTTGCGCGGCGGGCGCAAGGTGCCCTTGAAGGCCAATGCCGACAAGGCCCTGGAAACCTGCCCCAGCATCAAAAGCGTGATCGTGGTCAAGCGCACCGGCGGCAATGTCGCCATGAAGGCGGGGCGCGATGTTTGGTATCACGATGTCTGCGCTGCGGCTTCGCCCGACTGCCCGCCCGCAGAATTGAGCGCCGAAGACCCGCTGTTCATCCTCTACACTTCGGGATCGACCGGCAAGCCCAAGGGCGTACTGCACAGCACCGGCGGCTATATGGTCTACGCCTCGATGACGCACCAGTACGTCTTCGACTATCACGACGGCGACGTCTATTGGTGCACCGCCGACGTGGGTTGGGTCACCGGCCACAGCTACATCGTCTATGGCCCCTTGGCCAACGGCGCCATTTCGCTGATGTTTGAAGGCATCCCCAACTATCCCGACGCGTCCCGCTTCTGGCAGGTGGTCGACAAGCACAAGGTCAACATCTTCTACACCGCCCCCACCGCCATCCGCGCCCTGATGCGCGAAGGCGAGGCGCCGGTCAAGAAAACCAGCCGCGCCAGCTTGCGCCTGTTGGGTTCGGTCGGCGAGCCGATCAATCCCGAAGCCTGGCTGTGGTACTACAAGAATGTCGGCGACGAGCGCTGCCCGATCGTCGATACCTGGTGGCAGACCGAAACCGGCGGCATCCTGATCACGCCCTTGCCGGGCGCCATCGCCCAGAAGCCGGGTTCGGCCACCCTGCCCTTCTTCGGCGTGCAGCCGGTCATCGTCGATGCCGAAGGCAAGGAGCTTCAGGGGGCCACCGAAGGCAATCTGTGCATCGCCGATTCATGGCCGGGTCAGATGCGCACGGTGTTCGGCGATCACGAACGCTTCGTGCAGACCTATTTCTCGACCTACAAGGGCATGTACTTCACCGGTGACGGCTGCCGGCGCGATGCCGACGGCTATTACTGGATCACGGGGCGCGTCGATGACGTGATCAATGTTTCTGGTCACCGCATGGGCACCGCCGAGGTCGAAAGCGCCCTGGTCGCCCATCCCAAGGTGGCCGAGGCCGCCGTGGTCGGCTATCCGCACGACATCAAGGGCCAAGGCATCTACGCCTATGTCACCTTGAAGGCGGGCGAAGCCACGTCGGAAGAACTGCGCAAGGAACTGGTCAATTGGGTCCGCAAGGAAATCGGCCCCATCGCCTCGCCGGATCTGATCCAGTGGGCGCCGGGCCTACCCAAGACCCGCTCGGGCAAGATCATGCGCCGCATTCTGCGCAAGATCGCGGCCAACGAGTATGACGCGCTGGGCGACACTTCGACCCTGGCCGATCCGACCGTGGTCGAAGACCTGATCGACAACCGCATGAACCGGGCGTAG
- a CDS encoding thermonuclease family protein: MIVTFILRVFVLASAFSALAVGESVAIDRLAGPIPAQVLRVVDGDTILVRAHIWLGQEVETSVRLFGTDAPELKARCPSEREKALAARQFLMARIEGGVVQLRDILTDKYGGRVLAQVQDSSGADLSAELVKAGLARRYNGGERQSWCAVGE, encoded by the coding sequence ATGATAGTCACATTCATATTACGGGTGTTTGTTTTGGCATCAGCCTTCTCGGCATTAGCTGTCGGCGAATCTGTTGCGATTGACCGTTTGGCGGGTCCCATTCCCGCCCAAGTGCTGCGGGTGGTTGATGGCGATACGATTCTTGTTAGGGCGCATATCTGGCTTGGGCAGGAGGTGGAAACCTCGGTCCGTCTGTTTGGCACGGACGCGCCGGAACTGAAGGCCCGTTGTCCATCCGAGCGCGAGAAGGCTTTGGCGGCCAGACAATTTCTGATGGCTCGCATCGAGGGCGGCGTGGTGCAGTTGCGCGACATTCTGACCGACAAATATGGTGGCCGAGTCTTGGCGCAGGTTCAGGACTCCTCGGGCGCCGATTTGTCGGCGGAACTGGTCAAGGCCGGTTTGGCGCGCCGCTACAATGGCGGCGAACGACAATCTTGGTGCGCGGTGGGGGAATAG
- a CDS encoding Rieske 2Fe-2S domain-containing protein, translating to MYRIPLADIPNPGARAFVIEKADGTIVSGFVVRIGPLIRAYVNSCPHTGAPLNWQEDRFLDYSQTDILCTMHGARFTPETGLCTMGPCKGKTLTPLPFEISNETILVQPLS from the coding sequence GTGTATAGGATCCCGTTGGCCGACATTCCCAATCCCGGCGCCAGGGCCTTCGTCATCGAAAAGGCCGACGGAACTATTGTCTCGGGCTTCGTTGTGCGCATCGGCCCCTTGATCCGCGCCTACGTCAATTCCTGCCCCCATACGGGCGCCCCTTTGAACTGGCAGGAAGACAGGTTCCTCGATTATTCCCAAACCGACATCCTATGCACCATGCACGGGGCGCGCTTCACCCCTGAAACTGGCCTTTGCACCATGGGGCCATGCAAAGGGAAAACTCTGACCCCGCTTCCCTTTGAAATCTCTAATGAAACGATTCTAGTCCAGCCCTTGTCATAG
- a CDS encoding BON domain-containing protein → MNSFSKYLSAFMLALVLLPAAGCAPTSKQESTGEYVDDSVITTKVKTAILEDPALKVAEINVETFKGVVQLSGFVSSRDAANKAVGVARGVSGVKSVRDDMRIK, encoded by the coding sequence ATGAACAGTTTCAGCAAGTATCTTTCCGCATTCATGCTGGCTTTGGTTTTATTGCCAGCCGCCGGATGCGCGCCGACGTCGAAACAAGAGAGTACGGGCGAGTATGTCGATGACAGCGTCATTACGACAAAGGTCAAAACGGCCATCCTTGAAGATCCAGCCTTGAAAGTTGCCGAAATCAATGTCGAAACTTTCAAGGGCGTCGTTCAGCTAAGCGGCTTTGTGAGTTCGCGCGATGCGGCGAACAAGGCGGTTGGCGTTGCCCGCGGCGTGTCTGGCGTGAAATCCGTCAGGGACGACATGCGGATCAAGTAA
- a CDS encoding Crp/Fnr family transcriptional regulator: protein MLNSGLPQINHLLAALPAEECSRILPHIELVELPLGHTVCESGDEMRHVFFPTNSIISLLNVMEDGSSAEIAVVGNEGIVGISNFMGGKTTPSRAIVQSAGNAYRLKIQLLKDEFNRSPNFRSLLLRYTQALLTQMAQTAVCNRHHSLDQQLCRWLLLSLDRLPGNELIMTQELIANMLGVRREGVTEAAGKLQKAGLIEYSRGHITVIDRPGLEARACECYAVVKKELDRLLPATETMQ from the coding sequence ATGCTCAATTCTGGCCTCCCCCAGATTAATCATCTTCTCGCAGCGCTTCCTGCAGAAGAATGCTCTCGCATTCTTCCCCATATTGAACTGGTCGAATTGCCACTTGGCCACACGGTTTGCGAATCTGGCGACGAAATGCGTCACGTCTTCTTTCCAACCAATTCGATCATATCGTTGCTGAATGTGATGGAAGACGGTTCATCTGCTGAAATCGCCGTCGTCGGCAATGAAGGCATTGTCGGAATCTCCAATTTTATGGGAGGGAAGACAACGCCCAGCCGGGCCATCGTGCAAAGCGCCGGAAACGCTTACCGCCTTAAAATCCAGTTGCTGAAAGACGAGTTCAATCGGTCGCCAAATTTTCGCAGTCTGCTTTTGCGCTATACCCAGGCATTGTTGACGCAGATGGCGCAAACTGCGGTATGCAATCGCCACCATTCCTTGGATCAGCAACTTTGTCGCTGGTTGCTGCTTAGTCTCGATCGCTTGCCTGGCAACGAACTCATTATGACGCAGGAATTGATCGCCAACATGCTGGGCGTGCGTCGAGAAGGCGTCACTGAGGCGGCTGGAAAGCTGCAAAAGGCAGGCCTGATCGAATACAGCCGCGGTCATATTACCGTAATCGACCGTCCTGGTCTCGAAGCGCGCGCTTGCGAATGCTATGCCGTCGTGAAGAAAGAACTCGACCGTCTTCTTCCTGCCACTGAGACAATGCAATAG
- a CDS encoding YciI family protein: MLFAILCRDKKDALPVRLANREAHLAYIKESWVSKIVTAGPIFGADGQSMAGSLLIMDLEDREEAQRYLDGDPYGKAGLFESCDVWPYKKVFP, encoded by the coding sequence ATGCTGTTCGCCATTCTGTGCCGCGACAAGAAAGACGCCCTGCCCGTGCGCTTGGCCAACCGCGAGGCCCATCTCGCCTACATCAAGGAAAGCTGGGTCTCGAAAATCGTCACCGCCGGTCCCATCTTCGGCGCCGATGGGCAAAGCATGGCAGGCAGCCTGCTGATCATGGACCTGGAAGACCGAGAGGAAGCCCAGCGTTATCTCGACGGCGATCCCTATGGCAAGGCAGGCCTGTTCGAAAGCTGCGACGTCTGGCCCTATAAAAAGGTCTTTCCGTGA
- a CDS encoding hemerythrin family protein, with amino-acid sequence MSVGIKVIDADHRHLIDIINQLEVVIQKEETKQGDCDDGLRVLFGRLRAYTREHFSREEGMQSTSHYKGLRENHDDHRRLMADLEDLSKRFMDGETADPPVSNEEMLEFLRHWLVDHIIKIDLKMRGHPIRAQYW; translated from the coding sequence ATGAGCGTGGGCATAAAGGTCATCGACGCCGATCACCGGCATTTGATCGACATCATCAACCAGCTTGAAGTCGTCATCCAGAAAGAGGAAACCAAGCAAGGGGATTGCGATGACGGGCTTCGCGTTCTCTTTGGCCGCTTGCGGGCCTATACGCGCGAGCATTTTTCGCGCGAGGAGGGGATGCAATCGACGTCGCACTACAAGGGGCTTCGCGAAAATCACGACGACCACCGCCGCTTGATGGCGGATCTTGAGGATTTGTCCAAGCGTTTCATGGATGGCGAAACCGCCGACCCGCCGGTCAGCAACGAGGAGATGCTGGAATTCCTGCGCCACTGGCTGGTCGACCACATCATCAAGATCGATCTGAAGATGCGCGGCCATCCCATTCGGGCGCAGTATTGGTAA